One window from the genome of Roseomonas haemaphysalidis encodes:
- a CDS encoding ABC transporter permease, translating into MAAASRRGQLPLSLSLLLIAPLLLLLAWAFFLPIGKLLLTSVTEPALSLDNYRRLWVEPLYRQVIVRTLWIALVCTVSALLLGYPIAALMARPGHRGAKIALVCVMIPLWTSALIRSYAWIMLMQRKGVINSLLLAWDPEAKPWTMLYTNGAVLMAMTHVLLPFMVLPIASALGSISPDLPRAALNLGAGRVRTFFSVTLPLSLPGVFAGCLLVFVMSLGFYVTPALVGGPQTLMIATLIAEQATTLLNWPFAGAISCVLLVMSLGLTVAFKRLLRLDRVVAHD; encoded by the coding sequence ATGGCCGCCGCATCCCGCCGCGGCCAGCTGCCGCTGTCGCTGTCGCTGCTGCTGATCGCACCGCTGCTGTTGCTGCTGGCCTGGGCATTCTTTCTGCCGATCGGCAAGCTGCTGCTCACCAGCGTCACGGAACCGGCGCTGAGCCTCGACAACTACCGGCGGCTGTGGGTGGAGCCGCTGTACCGGCAGGTGATCGTCCGCACGCTGTGGATCGCGCTGGTCTGCACCGTGTCCGCCTTGCTGCTGGGCTACCCGATCGCGGCGCTGATGGCGCGGCCCGGGCATCGCGGCGCCAAGATCGCGCTGGTCTGCGTGATGATCCCGCTCTGGACCTCAGCGCTGATCCGCTCCTACGCCTGGATCATGCTGATGCAGCGCAAGGGCGTCATCAACTCCCTGCTGCTGGCCTGGGACCCGGAAGCCAAACCCTGGACCATGCTCTACACCAATGGCGCGGTGCTGATGGCCATGACCCACGTGCTCTTGCCCTTCATGGTGTTGCCCATCGCCTCGGCACTCGGCAGCATCTCGCCCGACCTGCCGCGCGCGGCGCTGAACCTCGGCGCCGGGCGGGTGCGGACCTTCTTCTCCGTCACACTGCCGCTCAGCCTCCCGGGCGTCTTCGCCGGCTGCCTGCTGGTCTTTGTCATGTCGCTCGGCTTCTACGTCACTCCCGCGCTGGTGGGCGGTCCGCAGACGCTGATGATCGCGACCCTGATCGCCGAGCAGGCGACCACGCTGCTGAACTGGCCCTTCGCCGGCGCCATCTCCTGCGTGCTGCTGGTGATGTCGCTGGGGCTGACCGTCGCCTTCAAGCGCCTGCTGCGGCTGGACCGGGTGGTGGCCCATGACTAG
- a CDS encoding ABC transporter ATP-binding protein: MNLRAGGSHGLEVGIHDVWRRYGSVTAVGGVSLTVGAGEFVSLLGPSGSGKTTLLMMLAGFEEPDEGRLTVGERDITRLAPNKRDIAMVFQRYALFPHMTVADNIAFPLRMRRVGRAERDEKVRRALEMVKLDAHAERKPAELSGGQQQRVALARAIVFEPPVILMDEPLGALDKKLRQHMQFELRQLQQRLGATVIYVTHDQEEALTMSDRVAVMNGGRLAQLGRPRDLYDRPADAFVADFIGEMNLLSATVESVTGETCTLRCAAGTALAQGEGAAPGSRVRLAVRPEHVELARAAANDATGLRGEVTQSVFNGANTAVQIELQGGDTLRVDVGARSELALLQPGTPVIARWPAGSAIVFPEPG, translated from the coding sequence ATGAACCTGCGCGCGGGTGGCTCCCACGGCCTTGAGGTCGGCATCCACGACGTCTGGCGGCGCTATGGCAGCGTCACGGCGGTGGGCGGCGTGTCGCTTACCGTCGGCGCCGGGGAGTTCGTTTCGCTGCTCGGCCCCTCGGGCTCCGGCAAAACGACGCTGCTGATGATGCTGGCCGGATTCGAGGAACCCGACGAAGGACGCCTTACGGTCGGCGAGCGCGACATCACCCGCCTCGCGCCGAACAAGCGCGACATCGCCATGGTGTTCCAGCGCTACGCGCTGTTTCCGCACATGACGGTGGCCGACAACATTGCCTTTCCGCTGCGCATGCGCCGCGTCGGCCGCGCCGAGCGCGACGAGAAGGTGCGCCGCGCGCTGGAGATGGTTAAGCTGGACGCGCATGCCGAGCGTAAGCCGGCTGAACTCTCCGGCGGCCAGCAGCAGCGCGTGGCGCTGGCCCGCGCCATTGTTTTCGAGCCGCCGGTGATCCTGATGGACGAGCCGCTGGGCGCCCTGGACAAGAAGCTGCGCCAGCACATGCAGTTCGAGCTTCGCCAGTTGCAGCAACGGCTCGGCGCGACCGTGATCTACGTCACGCACGACCAGGAAGAGGCGCTGACCATGTCGGACCGCGTCGCCGTCATGAACGGCGGCCGCCTGGCGCAGCTCGGCCGCCCGCGCGACCTGTACGACCGCCCGGCGGATGCCTTTGTCGCCGACTTCATCGGCGAGATGAACCTGCTGTCCGCCACGGTCGAATCCGTCACGGGCGAGACCTGCACGCTGCGCTGCGCGGCCGGCACGGCCCTGGCGCAGGGCGAGGGCGCGGCGCCCGGCAGCCGCGTCCGCCTCGCCGTCCGGCCTGAGCATGTGGAGCTGGCGCGGGCCGCCGCCAACGATGCCACCGGCCTGCGCGGCGAGGTCACCCAAAGCGTGTTCAACGGCGCCAACACCGCCGTGCAGATCGAGCTGCAGGGCGGCGATACGCTGCGTGTCGATGTCGGCGCGCGCTCGGAACTCGCCCTGCTGCAGCCGGGCACGCCGGTGATCGCGCGCTGGCCCGCCGGCAGCGCCATCGTCTTTCCGGAGCCCGGCTGA
- a CDS encoding ABC transporter substrate-binding protein, with product MLVNRRSFLASTTIGTAGLLAAPRVRAQAPSPTLENTLVVRTTGGVFEQSLKRNFFDPFTKATGVRVIPVAASDADMQAKAAAMQAAGRVEWDIISPQMSELANLSHLLVDLGDCGSIPNMATALPGTCGRYGVLYLVGAQVLAYDTRNYKDRPPRTWMDFWNVRDFPGRRALSNSGGPFATIVSALIADGVPRDKLFPLDLDRAFRKLDEIRPHVAVWWRTGSQSSSMWESDDIDMALMWSGQAWATKKTGFPLDWSYEDTLANFGAWAILKNCPHPNAARAFINFYLGSAEGGAGFARDVGYATPNTAAAALMTPAERAELITTPEIMAKLIDMDPAWVQQNRARTLERWKEWISA from the coding sequence ATGCTCGTCAACCGGCGAAGCTTCCTTGCCAGCACCACCATCGGCACCGCGGGCCTGCTCGCGGCACCGCGCGTCCGGGCGCAGGCGCCGTCCCCCACGCTGGAGAATACGCTGGTGGTCCGCACCACGGGCGGCGTGTTCGAGCAGTCGCTGAAGCGCAACTTCTTCGACCCCTTCACCAAGGCGACCGGCGTGCGCGTCATCCCCGTCGCGGCGTCGGACGCCGACATGCAGGCCAAGGCGGCGGCGATGCAGGCGGCGGGCCGCGTGGAATGGGACATCATCTCGCCGCAGATGAGCGAGCTGGCCAACCTGTCGCACCTGCTGGTCGATCTCGGTGACTGCGGCAGCATCCCGAACATGGCGACCGCCTTGCCCGGCACCTGCGGCCGCTACGGCGTGCTCTACCTGGTCGGCGCGCAGGTGCTGGCCTACGACACGCGCAACTACAAGGACCGCCCGCCGCGCACCTGGATGGACTTCTGGAACGTCAGGGATTTCCCCGGCCGCCGCGCGCTGTCCAACAGCGGCGGTCCCTTCGCCACCATCGTTTCGGCGCTGATCGCCGACGGCGTGCCGCGCGACAAGCTGTTTCCGCTCGACCTCGACAGGGCCTTCCGCAAGCTGGATGAGATCCGGCCGCATGTCGCCGTGTGGTGGCGCACCGGCAGCCAGAGCTCCTCGATGTGGGAAAGCGACGACATCGACATGGCGTTGATGTGGAGCGGCCAGGCCTGGGCCACCAAGAAGACGGGCTTTCCGCTGGACTGGAGCTATGAGGACACGCTGGCCAACTTCGGGGCCTGGGCGATCCTGAAGAACTGCCCGCACCCCAATGCGGCGCGCGCCTTCATCAACTTCTACCTGGGCAGCGCCGAGGGCGGCGCCGGCTTTGCCCGCGACGTCGGCTACGCCACGCCCAACACCGCTGCCGCCGCGCTGATGACGCCGGCCGAGCGAGCCGAGCTGATCACCACGCCGGAGATCATGGCCAAGCTGATCGACATGGACCCGGCCTGGGTGCAGCAGAATCGCGCGCGCACCCTGGAACGCTGGAAGGAATGGATCTCGGCGTGA
- a CDS encoding amidohydrolase family protein has translation MSDLPSPRLQAPEGAWDSHIHILDPRFPPIADAVYQPPVATVQDYRAVQQRLGLRKALVIQSSTHGTNHDCLLDAIAQLGHGTRGVGMVAADVAPAELRRLTDGGVRGARCLMTPGGVLSWDDVPRLAARIQAFGWHTNIQMRGNTFPERFEAIAALPGRVVIDHMGLFSRPIEPDHPEVGFLLRLLDSGKVWVKLSAPYGGGIMGPPPFTAAWPLARALVRHAPERLVWGSDWPNTFMTEVYKLPPGDPALLLDLLLEWADDDATRRRILVDNPEALFGT, from the coding sequence GTGAGCGACCTGCCCAGCCCGCGTCTCCAGGCCCCGGAAGGGGCCTGGGATTCGCATATCCATATCCTCGACCCGCGCTTCCCGCCCATCGCGGACGCGGTGTACCAGCCGCCCGTGGCGACGGTGCAGGATTACCGCGCGGTGCAGCAGCGCCTCGGGCTGCGGAAGGCACTGGTGATCCAGTCCTCCACCCACGGCACCAACCATGACTGCCTGCTGGATGCCATCGCGCAGCTCGGCCACGGCACGCGCGGCGTCGGCATGGTGGCGGCCGACGTGGCGCCCGCCGAGCTGCGGCGGCTGACGGACGGCGGGGTGCGTGGCGCGCGCTGCCTGATGACTCCGGGCGGCGTGCTGTCATGGGACGACGTGCCCAGGCTGGCCGCGCGCATCCAGGCGTTCGGCTGGCACACCAACATCCAGATGCGCGGCAACACCTTTCCCGAGCGCTTCGAGGCCATCGCCGCGCTGCCGGGGCGCGTGGTGATCGACCACATGGGCCTGTTCAGCCGGCCGATCGAGCCGGACCACCCGGAGGTGGGCTTCCTGCTGCGGCTGCTGGATAGCGGCAAGGTCTGGGTGAAGCTGTCCGCGCCCTATGGCGGCGGCATCATGGGACCGCCGCCCTTCACCGCCGCCTGGCCGCTGGCGCGTGCCCTGGTGCGGCACGCGCCGGAGCGGCTGGTCTGGGGCAGCGACTGGCCCAACACCTTCATGACGGAGGTCTACAAGCTGCCGCCCGGCGACCCGGCGCTGTTGCTCGACCTGCTGCTGGAATGGGCGGATGACGACGCCACGCGGCGCCGCATCCTGGTGGACAACCCCGAAGCGCTGTTCGGTACCTGA
- a CDS encoding ABC transporter substrate-binding protein, which produces MTVHRRHLIASAAALALPLARPALAQGTLESTLLIRSTGGVFEASLKRNFFDPFSKATGVRVIPFSATYGDMMAKTAAMQAAGRVEWDIIAPQFSELSQISQYLTDLGDCGAMPNVARDGVAGTCGRYGVLYLTGGQCLTWNSDLYTSRKPQSWADFFDVQNFPGRRALPNTGSPWATLILAALADGIPREQLFPMDLDRIFRKLDTIKPHVATWWRTGDQSQKMWDGDDIAMSLMWSGSAFAAKRRGAKLAWTYNQAIADFGAWAILKGAPHPNAARAFIDFYMTNPEAHAAFSRETGYTTSNKASQALLSAEEKEELISSPERLAGIVTVDYDWLAANRAAVLNRFNAWVSA; this is translated from the coding sequence ATGACCGTGCATCGCCGCCATCTGATCGCCAGCGCCGCCGCCCTCGCCCTGCCGCTGGCCCGCCCCGCCCTGGCCCAGGGCACCCTGGAATCTACCCTGCTGATCCGCAGCACCGGCGGCGTGTTCGAGGCCTCGCTGAAGCGCAACTTCTTCGATCCCTTCAGCAAGGCCACCGGCGTGCGCGTCATCCCCTTCTCCGCCACCTACGGGGACATGATGGCCAAGACCGCCGCCATGCAGGCCGCCGGCCGCGTGGAATGGGACATCATCGCGCCGCAGTTCAGCGAGTTGTCGCAGATCTCGCAGTACCTGACGGACCTCGGCGATTGCGGCGCCATGCCGAACGTGGCGCGTGACGGCGTGGCGGGCACCTGCGGCCGTTACGGCGTGCTGTACCTGACCGGCGGCCAGTGCCTGACCTGGAATTCCGACCTCTACACGTCGCGCAAGCCGCAGAGCTGGGCGGACTTCTTCGACGTGCAGAACTTCCCCGGCCGCCGCGCCCTGCCCAACACTGGCAGCCCCTGGGCGACGCTGATCCTGGCCGCGCTGGCGGATGGCATCCCGCGCGAGCAGCTGTTCCCGATGGACCTCGACCGCATCTTCCGCAAGCTGGATACCATCAAGCCGCATGTCGCCACCTGGTGGCGCACTGGTGACCAGAGCCAGAAGATGTGGGACGGCGACGACATCGCCATGTCGCTGATGTGGAGCGGCTCGGCCTTCGCCGCCAAGCGGCGCGGCGCCAAGCTGGCCTGGACCTACAATCAGGCCATCGCCGACTTCGGCGCCTGGGCGATCCTGAAGGGCGCCCCGCACCCCAACGCGGCGCGCGCCTTCATCGACTTCTACATGACCAACCCGGAGGCGCATGCCGCCTTCTCGCGCGAAACCGGCTACACCACCTCCAACAAGGCCAGCCAGGCGCTCCTGTCAGCCGAGGAGAAGGAGGAGCTGATCTCCAGCCCCGAGCGCCTGGCCGGCATCGTGACGGTGGACTACGACTGGCTGGCGGCGAACCGGGCCGCGGTGCTGAACCGGTTCAACGCCTGGGTTTCCGCCTGA
- a CDS encoding Rid family hydrolase yields MSIQHFLKSPERFKATPVVSADAAIINGTIYMTVIPTTTLVGRGTVVEQAKEVFALIEERLARHGSDKRKIGHITVWLAHVLDFPAFTQAWNEWADPECPPVRACCQVTMANKDIRVEMIVVAST; encoded by the coding sequence ATGAGCATCCAGCACTTCCTGAAGTCGCCCGAGCGGTTCAAGGCGACCCCCGTGGTTTCCGCCGACGCCGCCATCATCAACGGCACCATCTACATGACCGTGATCCCGACCACGACGCTGGTCGGCCGCGGCACGGTGGTGGAGCAGGCGAAGGAAGTCTTCGCGCTGATCGAGGAGCGTCTGGCCCGCCACGGCTCGGACAAGCGCAAGATCGGCCACATCACCGTGTGGCTGGCGCATGTGCTGGACTTTCCCGCCTTCACCCAGGCCTGGAACGAATGGGCCGACCCGGAATGCCCGCCGGTGCGCGCCTGCTGCCAGGTGACCATGGCCAACAAGGACATCCGCGTCGAGATGATCGTCGTCGCATCCACCTGA
- a CDS encoding NAD(P)/FAD-dependent oxidoreductase codes for MPATSPQADCLVVGSGIAGVCAALFIQRTGARVTIVDPNAPGTGASFGNAGIVVNTKTRPVFAGLTARSLFSMLRDPASPLNVRWSQFLGLSPWFMRMLSNANPADVQRITAALSVLCRSGEQTYASLWQEAGMSDLVRARGSLALNLSEAERDRDWDGPLAAYRAAGVPMEKVDGARMRELAPVGPRYAAGVYSPDFQHTTSPEAFVARLFESFIARGGTQIRTEVQGVATEGGRVSGLHTRTGLVPGGSVVLAAGTGTAKLAAAMDEAVPHQAVGGYHVMLGQPGVTLETPLLPLDFRFAITPMRDGIRLAGTYEFGGAATAPVRSKIDDMLRHITAVLPGVNATPSSTWRGFRSYLPDALPVISDSRKTRGLYYMFGFSSSGMINGAAAGRALSQLWHGDTPDIDMAPYAIDRFGRRSSSKATTA; via the coding sequence ATGCCCGCGACCTCCCCGCAGGCGGATTGCCTGGTCGTCGGCTCCGGCATCGCGGGCGTCTGCGCCGCGCTGTTCATCCAGAGGACCGGCGCGCGGGTGACGATCGTCGATCCGAACGCCCCCGGCACCGGCGCCTCCTTCGGCAATGCCGGCATCGTGGTCAACACCAAGACGCGGCCGGTCTTCGCGGGCCTCACCGCGCGCTCGCTGTTTTCTATGCTGCGGGACCCGGCCTCGCCGCTCAACGTCCGCTGGTCGCAATTCCTCGGCCTGTCGCCCTGGTTCATGCGGATGCTGTCCAACGCCAACCCGGCGGACGTGCAGCGCATCACCGCCGCGCTGTCCGTGCTGTGCCGCAGCGGCGAGCAGACCTATGCCTCGCTGTGGCAAGAGGCCGGCATGAGCGATTTGGTGCGCGCCCGCGGCTCGCTGGCGCTGAACCTGTCGGAAGCCGAGCGGGATCGCGACTGGGACGGCCCGCTGGCGGCCTACCGCGCTGCCGGCGTGCCAATGGAGAAGGTGGACGGCGCCCGGATGCGGGAGCTGGCGCCGGTCGGCCCGCGCTACGCGGCGGGGGTGTATTCGCCCGACTTCCAACACACCACCAGCCCGGAAGCCTTCGTGGCCCGACTGTTCGAAAGCTTCATCGCCCGGGGTGGCACGCAGATCCGCACCGAAGTGCAGGGCGTGGCGACCGAGGGCGGCCGCGTGTCCGGCCTGCACACCCGGACCGGCCTGGTGCCGGGCGGCAGCGTGGTGCTGGCCGCCGGCACCGGCACCGCGAAGCTGGCGGCAGCGATGGACGAGGCGGTGCCGCACCAGGCCGTCGGCGGCTACCACGTGATGCTGGGCCAGCCCGGGGTGACGCTGGAAACGCCGCTGCTGCCGCTCGACTTCCGCTTCGCCATCACGCCCATGCGCGATGGCATCCGCCTCGCCGGCACCTACGAGTTCGGCGGCGCCGCGACGGCGCCGGTGCGCTCCAAGATCGACGACATGCTGCGCCACATCACCGCCGTGCTGCCGGGGGTGAATGCCACGCCCTCCTCCACCTGGCGCGGCTTCCGCTCCTACTTGCCGGACGCCTTGCCGGTGATCAGCGATTCCCGCAAGACGCGCGGCCTGTACTACATGTTCGGCTTCTCCTCCTCCGGCATGATCAACGGCGCCGCCGCCGGGCGCGCGCTGTCGCAGCTCTGGCACGGCGATACGCCGGACATCGACATGGCGCCCTATGCCATCGACCGCTTCGGGCGGCGTTCCTCCAGCAAGGCGACCACCGCATGA
- a CDS encoding LLM class flavin-dependent oxidoreductase, which yields MMHLLAIPNMIGAHLGGWRHPTAYDAPVMNLQRMIEYAQLAERGLLDGLFLADGNGIRDMDKPALFAANFPSARPGVFDPVVLMTALAGHTSRIGLVSTATTTFDEPWFVARRFASLDHVSGGRAGWNAVTASNAGDALNFSHAQPVGREERYARAEEFVQVVRGLWDSWADDAFVQDKASGRFLDPAKVRALDHAGKFFKVAGPLNVPRTPQGHPVIFTAGQSPAGKELAARHADAMFGAGDSKETCQAEYADIKGRMEKYGRHPDSLRFIPGVTVFAGQSSAEADELYEELNALIPPALGVDYLSKIVTKDLSGLPLDGPMPELADSVVGSSTVRTLVVKQIRAGNMTVRDAARMVVRDFGTPVVKGSATEVADMLEDWYHARACDGFVLTFPVVPLGLRNFVELVVPELQRRGLFRREYAGTTLRDHLRLPKPERR from the coding sequence ATGATGCACCTGCTGGCCATTCCCAACATGATCGGCGCGCATCTGGGCGGCTGGCGGCACCCCACTGCCTATGACGCGCCGGTGATGAACCTGCAGCGCATGATCGAGTATGCGCAGCTGGCCGAGCGCGGGTTGCTGGACGGGCTGTTCCTGGCGGACGGCAATGGCATCCGTGACATGGACAAGCCCGCGCTGTTCGCCGCCAACTTCCCCTCCGCCCGCCCGGGCGTGTTTGACCCGGTGGTGCTGATGACAGCGCTGGCCGGGCACACCAGCCGCATCGGGCTGGTGTCCACCGCCACCACCACCTTTGACGAACCCTGGTTCGTCGCCCGCCGCTTCGCGTCGCTGGACCATGTCAGCGGCGGCCGTGCGGGCTGGAACGCCGTCACCGCCTCCAACGCCGGCGACGCGCTGAACTTCAGCCACGCCCAGCCGGTGGGACGGGAGGAGCGCTACGCACGCGCCGAGGAGTTCGTGCAAGTCGTGCGCGGGCTGTGGGACAGCTGGGCCGACGACGCCTTCGTGCAGGACAAGGCAAGCGGCCGCTTCCTGGACCCCGCCAAGGTGCGGGCGCTGGACCATGCCGGGAAGTTCTTCAAGGTCGCCGGCCCGCTCAACGTGCCGCGCACGCCGCAGGGCCACCCGGTCATCTTCACCGCCGGCCAGTCCCCCGCCGGCAAGGAACTGGCGGCGCGACACGCGGACGCGATGTTCGGCGCCGGCGATTCCAAGGAAACATGCCAGGCGGAATACGCCGACATCAAGGGCCGCATGGAGAAGTACGGCCGTCACCCGGACAGCCTGCGCTTCATCCCCGGCGTCACCGTCTTCGCCGGCCAAAGCAGCGCGGAAGCCGACGAACTGTACGAGGAGCTGAACGCGCTGATCCCGCCCGCGCTCGGCGTCGACTACCTGTCCAAGATCGTCACAAAGGACCTGTCCGGCCTGCCGCTGGATGGGCCGATGCCGGAGCTGGCGGACAGCGTGGTCGGCAGCAGCACCGTCCGCACCCTGGTGGTGAAGCAGATCCGCGCTGGCAACATGACGGTGCGGGACGCAGCCCGCATGGTGGTGCGCGACTTCGGCACCCCCGTGGTCAAGGGCAGTGCCACCGAGGTCGCCGACATGCTGGAGGACTGGTACCACGCCAGGGCCTGCGACGGCTTCGTGCTCACCTTCCCCGTCGTGCCGCTGGGCCTGCGGAACTTCGTGGAACTGGTGGTGCCGGAGCTGCAGCGGCGCGGGCTGTTCCGCCGCGAATACGCGGGCACCACGCTGCGCGACCACCTGCGCCTGCCGAAGCCGGAGCGCCGCTGA
- the hisD gene encoding histidinol dehydrogenase, producing the protein MVLSSGVLPGVSFVKSPEQEASSGTAAVQDAVRAILADVRQRGDAAVRDFSLRFDGTAPDPAEVTMAEREEAVRNLDPQTRADTEFAIERVRAFAEAQRATMLPLEMEALPGLHLGHRVIPIARVGAYVPGGRYPLLSAPIMTIVPAVVAGCDEVIACLPPTAHPAMIAGCHLSGAHRVFRIGGAQAIAAMAFGTETMPAVDKIVGPGNAYVNEAKRQVFGPVGIDQLAGPSEIYVVADSTGDAEMIATDLLAQAEHDVHTRVGLITTDAALAEATLAAVERQLQDLSTAPVAAVAWRDRGEIVLCDSEATMLAYSDSIAAEHLQVHTADPHATAAKLRNYGSLFIGTEASVVYSDKCCGTNHTLPTMGAGRYTGGLWVGSFLKICTHQWLDRRGVAAVAPPAVRQSASEGLEGHRRAAALRLTRNAA; encoded by the coding sequence ATGGTACTGAGCAGCGGTGTTCTGCCGGGGGTGAGCTTCGTCAAGTCCCCGGAACAGGAAGCATCGAGCGGCACCGCCGCGGTGCAGGACGCGGTGCGTGCCATCCTGGCCGATGTGCGCCAGCGCGGCGACGCCGCCGTCCGCGACTTCTCGCTGCGCTTCGACGGCACCGCCCCCGACCCGGCCGAGGTGACGATGGCCGAGCGCGAGGAAGCGGTGCGCAACCTCGACCCGCAAACCCGTGCCGACACCGAATTCGCCATCGAGCGCGTGCGGGCCTTCGCGGAAGCCCAGCGCGCCACCATGCTGCCGCTGGAGATGGAGGCGCTGCCCGGCCTGCATCTCGGCCACCGCGTCATCCCCATCGCCCGTGTCGGCGCCTATGTGCCCGGCGGCCGCTACCCGCTCTTGTCGGCGCCCATCATGACCATCGTGCCCGCGGTCGTCGCCGGCTGCGACGAGGTGATCGCCTGCCTGCCGCCCACCGCGCACCCGGCCATGATCGCCGGCTGCCACCTGTCCGGCGCGCACCGGGTGTTCCGCATCGGCGGCGCGCAGGCCATCGCCGCCATGGCCTTCGGCACGGAAACCATGCCGGCGGTCGACAAGATCGTCGGCCCCGGCAACGCCTATGTGAACGAGGCCAAGCGCCAGGTGTTCGGCCCCGTGGGCATCGACCAGCTCGCCGGTCCCAGCGAGATCTACGTGGTGGCGGACAGCACCGGCGATGCCGAGATGATCGCCACCGACCTGCTGGCCCAGGCGGAGCACGACGTGCACACCCGCGTCGGCCTGATCACCACCGATGCCGCGCTGGCGGAAGCGACGCTCGCCGCCGTCGAGCGGCAGCTCCAGGACCTGTCCACCGCCCCCGTGGCGGCGGTGGCCTGGCGCGACCGCGGCGAGATCGTGCTGTGCGACAGCGAAGCAACGATGCTGGCCTATTCCGACAGCATCGCCGCCGAGCATCTGCAGGTCCACACCGCCGACCCGCATGCGACGGCCGCCAAGCTGCGCAACTACGGCTCGCTGTTCATCGGCACCGAGGCCAGCGTGGTGTATTCCGACAAGTGCTGCGGCACCAACCACACGCTGCCGACCATGGGCGCGGGCCGCTACACCGGCGGGCTGTGGGTCGGCTCCTTCCTGAAGATCTGCACGCACCAGTGGCTGGACCGGCGCGGCGTGGCCGCCGTGGCGCCGCCCGCCGTGCGGCAAAGCGCCAGCGAGGGGCTGGAAGGCCACCGCCGCGCCGCCGCCCTGCGCCTGACCCGCAACGCCGCCTGA
- a CDS encoding cupin domain-containing protein, with protein MPEIGRKLRELRARRSLGMRELAARSGVSHSAISLIERDRMSPSVDTLSALLAALGTTMSTFFGDLDSGVPYSPFYGAEELVEIGRADRVSYRLVGMNHPNRRMLLLCERYAPGAATETALSHVAEEAGIVVRGAVEVTVDGSTRVLNKGDAYYFDSRSPHRFRNVSDGVSEIISAVTPPSY; from the coding sequence ATGCCGGAGATCGGACGCAAGCTGCGGGAACTGCGGGCCCGCCGGAGCCTGGGCATGCGCGAACTGGCGGCGCGTTCCGGCGTGTCGCATTCGGCGATCTCGCTGATCGAGCGCGACCGCATGAGCCCATCGGTGGACACGCTGTCGGCGCTGCTGGCGGCGCTCGGCACCACCATGTCCACCTTTTTCGGCGACCTGGACAGCGGCGTTCCCTACAGCCCCTTCTACGGCGCGGAGGAGCTGGTGGAGATCGGCCGTGCCGACCGGGTGTCCTACCGCCTTGTCGGCATGAACCATCCGAACCGGCGCATGCTGCTGTTGTGTGAGCGCTATGCCCCGGGCGCGGCCACCGAAACGGCGCTGTCGCACGTGGCGGAAGAGGCGGGCATCGTCGTGCGCGGCGCGGTGGAGGTGACGGTGGACGGCAGTACCCGCGTGCTGAACAAGGGCGACGCCTATTACTTCGACAGCCGCTCGCCGCACCGCTTCCGCAACGTGTCGGACGGGGTGAGCGAGATCATCAGCGCCGTGACGCCGCCATCCTATTGA